From Micropterus dolomieu isolate WLL.071019.BEF.003 ecotype Adirondacks linkage group LG21, ASM2129224v1, whole genome shotgun sequence:
TCTTCAGATTTGTCTGATCAGATGTTGTACTAAAATGTACATTCTATCGCAATATTATAAGAgctgtgagagtgaaccaaaataaaataaagttatggGCCGTAAAACCAAATCAACAACTTGAAAGACGTTACAACGCTCCGTCGACCTGAGGTTTCATTTTATTACCAAACTACACTGTGGTAATTGTATCTAGTGTTAATAGAAAAAAGATTGGTTTCACATCTAAAGGATTTCTTTAATACATTAAACATTCATGACTAAACAAACTAATCAAATTTAATctttaattgttatttattattgacactcatcaggactgtgtgggcgTGCTGTGATCAGATATGCCCGACACATTCTGATTCAAGTGTTGCTATAAACAGACTGCCCATTTGGAATGAGTGAGAAGAGctcagataaaaacacaaatgcagaaaACTTTCAGGTGAAGAAACCAAAGCCTCTCTAACTGTTCACAGAAAATTGCTGGACACCACTGCCCATTGAGAGAGAGGTTCACTGACAAAATAGGCATTCAGGGCGAGTAGAAGTAAAAATGAAGGCTGTTTCGTCTGTCACATATATTCAAAACGTAACTTTTAGCAGTTTGATGATACGGGCCCAGGTTGCAATACTTAAAAGTGAAACACTGGGAGCTCTGCTACGTGTATGTTCGACACTGACAAAGTCTACACAAACCGCTCTCCCACTGCTCCTCTGCAGGGTCAAGAGGGGCTATTTATAGAAAACATCGGCAACTCAAAGTCCCACAAAACACTCATGTGACTATTATTGCAGACTAAAATGAGTTTGTGACAATGTTAATCTTCATATTGAATGGCCAAGTATTTGCACCAGAGGTTTCCACTTGTCAGAGCGTTGAAGCCTCTGAAAAAGTATTTAGATGTAAAGCTCTTTAAAGCAGCTGGACCCCACCTACCCACTTATAGTGTGTAATTCTGAGAAACATTTATGCCTTTAAAAGGAAGaatttatttgattaaaataatcTGATAGAAACCAGGACGAACCTCCATTATAGAGAGGCCAATATGTGAAATTTAATAATTCAGTTTCACCCTGGTGTTCTGCCAGACAAATACATTAGTCAATTCAGAGTAATAGAAGTCATATatgaagaaatatttaatttccTAAACCGCACATCATGTTTGACACAATCCTGCTCTGAAAGATATCTGTTGCAAGATAGTTGTTCCTGTTGACATTCACTTCCTTTATTGTAAAAGCATTTCCTCTTTTTCACTTCTGCACCTCTTTATCTCCAGCGACATTATGTTCCAGTGATGTGCGTTGTTGGCATCATCTCAGCCCCTCCAGAGGTTCATGGGAAAAAGCCACTGAGGGGAAGGACCTGAGGGGAGAGGACTGCAGATGAGCTTGTCACCAGGAGAGAATTGAGGCCACTGCGTATTTAGCGAATGCAGCTCCATGTGAAGTTGAATAAACCATTTTTTCTTCAGCATCTTGAGCTGAGCAGGTGTGAGGGAGCTGCCACAGCTGCTCGGGGGATCTGGTGTGGTGGATGTCTATGAGAGTTTTGCAGGCGAGGAGGCTGAGCTCAGCGGCTGCCAGGCTGCAGCTATGGTCGTTGAGGTGAGGTGTCCTCCCTCATCAGTGACCTCGCCGTTTGTCCCACCATGCCGGAAGACCCTGTCGCCTCCATCCTCTACATCATCCTGGAGCTGCTGATTGCTATGTTCTCCGTGCTGGGCAATGTGCTGGTCTGCTGGGCTGTGTGCCTCAACAGCAACCTGCAGAGCATCACCAACTTCTTTGTGGTGTCGCTGGCGGTAGCCGACATCGCCGTGGGCGTCCTGGCCATTCCCTTCGCCATTGTCATCAGCACCGGCTTCTGCTCCAACTTCTACGGCTGCCTGTTCATCGCCTGCTTTGTGCTGGTTCTCACCCAGAGCTCCATCTTCAGCCTGTTGGCCATCGCTATAGACCGGTACATTGCAATCAAGATCCCACTCAGGTCAGTGGCCCAGAGGAATTCTGAGTAGTTAGATGTGTGGCCGTGGATCCTTCTTATGCAGTTAGAGGAGAACGATAAGTTGGCTTTATTAATGGTTTACAAATCATTTATGAAAGCTTTATAGGTCAGTTATAAGCTAAGAATAAAAAGCCATTAACAGCTGCAGTCTAGAGGGCTAATTAGAAAGGGAGAAAGTGCTGAGCATTTATTATGTACTACAAACATTTACAGCTGCATTAAAAACCACCAAAGGGATTATTCACAGCCTGGCAAccgaaaagtttaaaaaaaaaagtttattaactattaataaaactattaataaaCAGACTAATTGAAATTTATAAACCCTTTATAAAGCATGCCTTTTTAGAAAGTTCTTAAGctaaggaaataaaaataaatgtgtttttgggaAACAAAATAAGAACCTCAAGTGCGTGATTTAATATCCTTAAACAGAGAGTGCATTAAAAATGTGTCATAACTTGTTGTCTtggccttttctttcttttctcagcttaGTCTCATGTATTTCTTAgtcccaggcagaggaggagataAGTGTCTCCAGAAATGGCGTCTCCCACGAGGCCGTGTCCCCCTGGAGCAATCAAATGAATTTTGCTGTAAATGCTTATACAGGCCGTGTGACCCCCTGTGTAATCTTAACTTCATgatttttctgtaaaaacactgtGCTTGTCAGACTGTTCATGTTGAAAGTCAGCCCAGATTAGCTAAGGACGGTTTGTCCGTCACCCAGTGACACGCTGACCAACAGTGATGCTGTAGCTCGAGACTGTGACCTCATCATACTAAAACACTGAACCTCAGATTCACATCGAGCTCAGCCTTCCTGTTTTCAGGACTCAAATGCTGGAGGGGGGGCTTGTTTTTGCAGCATTAACCTTTGCACTTTAACATCTCAAGAATGTGATAGAAACAAGCAAAATATGTCAGCTGCTCTCCCACACTGCGCTACAGGCATTCTCAAAATAGTCTCTTCCTTTGCAGAGTGCTGAAAGACTTTGTTTGCTTATCTTTTCTCTTTTAGTTCCGGGAGGAGAAGTGCTTGCACAGAGCAATCAGCTGGGGAAATTATAAGTTATGGGGAACTTCAAATACTGTACACAAAAGATTATTAATTACAGTGCAGTCTTGCATCGAACATGAGATAATTGTTGGAAGCTTTCTGATAATGACTATAGACATTTTAGTATGACCTTTTAATCTGTAACGTTCACAGAGTTTTAAGCTGACAGACTGATGTTTCATATTGTCTCCCTCTCCAGGTACAACAGCTTGGTGACAGGCCAGCGGGCACAAGGCATCATCGCCATCTGCTGGGTTTTATCCATCATCATCGGCCTGACCCCCATGATGGGCTGGCACAAGCTGTCCGAGAGCGCCAACAGCACCTGCCCGCCCGGCCTGATGAAGTGCCTGTTTGAGGAGGTGGTGGTCATGGAGTATATGGTCTACTTCAACTTTTTTGCCTGTGTGCTGATTCCCCTGCTGCTGATGCTGGCCATCTACCTGTGTATCTTCATGGCCGCTCGCCACCAGCTCAAGCTGATGGAGGTAAAAGCCATTCACGGAGAGAAGTCGCGCTCCACGCTGCAGAAGGAGGTGCAGGCTGCCAAGTCGCTGGCCATCATTGTCGGGCTGTTTGCAGTCTGCTGGCTGCCTTTACACATCATCAACTGCTTCACCCTCTTCTGTCCTCAGTGTGAGCGTCCTCCGCTCTGGATCATGTATGTGGCCATTATTCTCTCCCATGCCAACTCTGTGATCAACCCCTTTATCTACGCCTACCGCATCCGGGAGTTCCGACAAACCTTTCGTAAGATTATCCGCCGCCACATTCTGGGCCAGCGGGAGCGGTTTGAGAGTAGCAGCAGTATGCGCAACTCCACTCACAACAGCATCACTGACTCCATCAGACTCAAGGCAAATGGCCTCAGCTTTGACGTTTTTActgaacacaacagctgcagtaGCTGTGAAAGTTCTGTAGGGGGCGGTCTGGTGGCGGTATCCCAACCCCCTCTCTCAGTTGTCATCTCCCACTGTCCTAAGATGGGCTCTTGTCCACTGCAAGTCCTCAGACAGACTCAAATTCCCAGAGGTCAACATCTATAGCATGCTGGCAAAGGTGTCCTAACACAGGAGCGGATCATTTACTAGTATTCAGGAGCCTTGCAGTAAAATGTCAATGTCAGCTCAGCAGCAGCTCTCAAAGGAAATGGGAGAACAGTAAGCAAATAATGGACAACGAATGTCACTGAGATAGCTTGCTGTGAGAAACTGTCTCCACTATTTAAACAgtgatgttttaatttaaactaGACTAAAAGTCTAAAAGCACTGCTAGCTGCCCAAAGAGTTGTTCTGCTTCAAGACCCCCCACATGACCAAGAGTGGTTTGAATGGAATGAGGGACTGatgcttctttttttaaggTGAAAGCAAGTCACACCTCAAAAATGGTTCTGcattaaatgaattaaacaaGAGCACAAAATCCTTTGGCATTGTATTTGCAAATAGTTAGAGTTCAGTACGAATGCACTTTGACTGGTGAAATAGCTTAAACCCACCAAAGCTCAGCTCAATATGGAAAGAAGGGGGAGCATGGACCCATCACTCTCTTCAAACAAGAATGGAAAAGGCGATGATTGTCTTTTCAGGAAGTCGCTCCTTGTTAAACTGCAGGTAGAAATAATATTTGATGGTACATATTTCAATTTTTCAGGGATGTGGATATAAACGTACTCTGATGGATTTCAGCACAGAGCACCACCATGGTGTATGGGCAGAGCATTATTGCTTatgcaaggcaaggcaagtttatttgtatagcacatttcaacaacaaggtaattcaaagtgctttacata
This genomic window contains:
- the adora2aa gene encoding adenosine A2a receptor a, which gives rise to MPEDPVASILYIILELLIAMFSVLGNVLVCWAVCLNSNLQSITNFFVVSLAVADIAVGVLAIPFAIVISTGFCSNFYGCLFIACFVLVLTQSSIFSLLAIAIDRYIAIKIPLRYNSLVTGQRAQGIIAICWVLSIIIGLTPMMGWHKLSESANSTCPPGLMKCLFEEVVVMEYMVYFNFFACVLIPLLLMLAIYLCIFMAARHQLKLMEVKAIHGEKSRSTLQKEVQAAKSLAIIVGLFAVCWLPLHIINCFTLFCPQCERPPLWIMYVAIILSHANSVINPFIYAYRIREFRQTFRKIIRRHILGQRERFESSSSMRNSTHNSITDSIRLKANGLSFDVFTEHNSCSSCESSVGGGLVAVSQPPLSVVISHCPKMGSCPLQVLRQTQIPRGQHL